The Phyllopteryx taeniolatus isolate TA_2022b chromosome 17, UOR_Ptae_1.2, whole genome shotgun sequence genome window below encodes:
- the trim37 gene encoding E3 ubiquitin-protein ligase TRIM37 isoform X1 — protein sequence MDEQSVESIAEVFRCFICMEKLRDARLCPHCSKLCCFSCIRRWLTEQRAQCPHCRAPLQLRELVNCRWAEEVTQQLDTLQLCSLTKHEDNDKDKCENHHEKLSVFCWTCKKCICHQCALWGGMHGGHTFKPLVEIYEQHVTKVKEEVAKLRRRLMELISLVQEVERNVEAVRGAKDERVREIRNAVEMMIARLDNQLKNKLITLMETLSSSSSSSSSSFLPRPPSGQKTSLTQETELLESILQEVEHQLHSCSKSELISKSPEILLMFQQVHRKPMQSFVTTPVPPDFTSELVPAYDSSTFVLVNFSTLRQRADPVYSPPLQISGLCWRLKVYPDGNGVVRGNYLSVFLELSAGLPETSKYEYRVEMVHQTSSDPSKNIIREFASDFEVGECWGYNRFFRLDLLASEGYLNMQTDTLVLRYQVRSPTFFQKCRDQYWYISQLESAQSGYIQQINNLKERLAIELFRHRSSRSSSPPDLRLAAGSATSERDPRTVKSDGDIQTTLSDAKKAADDDYERTVHDDSNELSDGDLEVDCLTEEEANPLDGSSTSGSSTATSNTEENDIDEETMSGENDVDFIGNLDTEEGELPDDSDGASGGPSSCLHSALRSSAIGRGASGGGGASAVGGGGSLLDLDPVILIQLLDLKEHNNMESLWGLQPRPPVSLLHSQAGLSSRKERERRPQVVRRSVPDSAVLIRLKAQMAEVRSKMSDVKSLVLEPHAAGDSRPGPSGIFGAEEVASHHADPEPADGSKPGELLLLGRAAAVRSRQCRTGRKSLQSILESSNLSVGRQRSVEHTEKDARGADAATELGLHLKEAADGGVKVADSAQVSAEQASSKQQLYAPSGSRDDIFSLVGSSYMAAGKNCGTRTLGAAMLDSESESSGNSHHSLLEGPSSQLQPSEGQYASDPAPSILAAAAATSSESDTEDEDALHSTNSRYDNQTPPCTGESLSEDMTDR from the exons ATGGACGAACAAAGCGTGGAG AGCATCGCCGAGGTGTTCCGCTGCTTCATCTGCATGGAGAAGCTGAGGGACGCTCGCCTCTGCCCGCACTGCTCCAAGCTCTGCTGCTTCAGCTGCATACGA CGCTGGCTGACCGAGCAGAGAGCTCAGTGTCCGCACTGTCG ggCGCCACTCCAGCTGAGGGAGCTGGTAAACTGCCGCTGGGCCGAGGAAGTGACGCAACAGCTGGACACGCTGCAACTCTGCAGCCTCACCAAGCACGAGGACAACGACAAAGACAA ATGTGAGAACCACCACGAGAAGCTGAGCGTCTTCTGTTGGACGTGTAAGAAATGCATCTGCCACCAGTGCGCTCTGTGGGGCGGCATG CACGGCGGGCACACCTTCAAGCCGCTGGTGGAGATCTACGAGCAGCACGTGACCAAAGTGAAGGAGGAGGTGGCCAAGCTACGGCGACGCCTCATGGAGCTCATCAGCCTGGTGCAGGAAGTG GAAAGGAACGTGGAGGCCGTCCGGGGAGCGAAGGACGAGAGGGTGCGCGAGATCCGGAACGCGGTGGAGATGATGATCGCTCGTCTGGACAACCAGCTCAAGAACAAACTCATCACGCTCATGG AAACactctcctcctcgtcctcctcctcctcctcctccttcctcccccGTCCGCCATCAGGCCAGAAGACGTCCTTGACCCAGGAGACCGagctgctggagtctatcctgCAGGAGGTGGAGCATCAG CTCCACTCATGCAGTAAGAGCGAGCTGATCTCCAAGAGTCCAGAGATCCTGCTCATGTTCCAGCAGGTCCACAGGAAGCCCATGCAGTCCTTTGTCACCACACCGGTGCCACCCGACTTCACCAG CGAGCTGGTTCCGGCCTACGACTCGAGCACTTTTGTTTTGGTCAACTTCAG CACTTTGAGGCAGCGGGCCGACCCGGTCTACAGCCCTCCTCTCCAGATATCTGGACTCTGTTGGAGGCTCAAAGTCTACCCG GATGGTAACGGTGTGGTTCGTGGAAACTACCTGTCTGTGTTCTTGGAGCTTTCTGCCGGACTCCCTGAAACGTCAAA GTACGAGTACCGCGTGGAGATGGTCCACCAGACCTCTAGCGACCCGAGCAAGAACATCATCCGCGAGTTTGCCTCCGACTTCGAGGTGGGCGAGTGTTGGGGTTACAACCGCTTCTTCAGGCTGGACCTCCTGGCCAGCGAGGGCTACCTGAACATGCAGACGGACACGCTGGTGCTCCG ATACCAGGTACGCTCGCCCACCTTCTTCCAGAAGTGCAGAGACCAGTACTGGTACATCAGCCAGCTGGAATCGGCTCAGAGCGGCTACATCCAGCAGATCAACAACCTCAAAGAG CGGTTAGCCATCGAGCTGTTCCGCCACCGCTCGTCGCGCAGCTCCTCGCCCCCTGACCTGAGGCTGGCGGCGGGGAGCGCGACCTCCGAACGAGACCCTCGCACCGTCAAGAGCGACGGCGACATTCAGACCACGCTGAGCGACGCCAAAAAGGCCGCCGACGACGACTACGAGCGAACCGTGCACGACGACTCTAAC GAGCTGTCGGACGGTGACCTGGAGGTGGACTGTCTCACCGAGGAGGAGGCCAACCCGCTGGATGGCAGCAGCACCTCGGGGAGCTCCACGGCCACCAGCAACACCGAGGAGAACGACATCGATGAAGAAACCAT GTCGGGCGAGAACGACGTGGACTTCATTGGGAACCTGGACACCGAGGAAGGAGAGCTTCCCGATGACTCGGATGGAGCCTCTG GTGGTCCCAGCTCCTGTCTGCACTCAGCCCTCCGCAGCTCCGCAATTGGCCGCGGTGCCAGCGGAGGAGGCGGAGCTTCCGctgtcggcggcggcggcagcctCCTGGACCTCGACCCGGTCATTCTGATCCAGCTGCTAGATCTGAAGGAGCATAACAATATGGAGTCCCTGTGGGGTCTTCAGCCTCGCCCCCCGGTGTCCCTCCTCCACAGCCAAG CTGGCTTATCCTCCAGGAAAGAACGAGAGCGCCGTCCACAGGTGGTGCGCCGCTCCGTCCCGGACTCGGCGGTCCTCATCCGCCTGAAGGCGCAGATGGCCGAGGTGCGCAGCAAGATGTCCGACGTCAAGAGCCTGGTGCTGGAGCCCCACGCGGCCGGCGATTCCAGGCCGGGACCGTCGGGGATCTTCGGCGCCGAGGAAGTGGCCTCGCACCACGCCGACCCGGAGCCGGCGGACGGATCCAAGCCCGGCGAGCTGTTGCTGCTCGGGAGGGCGGCCGCCGTTCGATCGCGACAGTGTCGCACCG GAAGGAAATCCCTGCAGTCCATCCTGGAAAGCAGCAACCTCTCGGTGGGTCGGCAGAGGAGTGTGGAGCATACGGAGAAAGACGCGAGAGGAGCGGACGCAGCCACGGAACTCGGCCTGCATCTCAAAGAGGCCGCTGACG GAGGAGTCAAGGTGGCGGACAGTGCTCAGGTCTCAGCAGAGCAGGCctcctccaagcagcagctctaTGCGCCATCAGGGTCCAGGGACGACATCTTCTCCTTGGTGGGATCCAGCTACATGGCGGCTGGAAAGAACTGTGGCACTAGGACCCTGGG GGCAGCCATGTTGGACTCTGAATCGGAAAGCTCAGGAAACTCCCATCATTCCTTGCTAGAGGGACCCTCTTCACAGCTGCAGCCCAGTGAAGGCCAGTATGCCTCAG ACCCAGCACCATCCATCCTGGCGGCTGCGGCAGCGACGAGCAGCGAGAGCGACACCGAGGACGAGGACGCGCTGCACAGCACCAACTCTCGCTATGACAACCAGACTCCGCCCTGCACAG GCGAGTCGTTGTCCGAAGACATGACTGACAGGTGA
- the trim37 gene encoding E3 ubiquitin-protein ligase TRIM37 isoform X3 has protein sequence MDEQSVESIAEVFRCFICMEKLRDARLCPHCSKLCCFSCIRRWLTEQRAQCPHCRAPLQLRELVNCRWAEEVTQQLDTLQLCSLTKHEDNDKDKCENHHEKLSVFCWTCKKCICHQCALWGGMHGGHTFKPLVEIYEQHVTKVKEEVAKLRRRLMELISLVQEVERNVEAVRGAKDERVREIRNAVEMMIARLDNQLKNKLITLMGQKTSLTQETELLESILQEVEHQLHSCSKSELISKSPEILLMFQQVHRKPMQSFVTTPVPPDFTSELVPAYDSSTFVLVNFSTLRQRADPVYSPPLQISGLCWRLKVYPDGNGVVRGNYLSVFLELSAGLPETSKYEYRVEMVHQTSSDPSKNIIREFASDFEVGECWGYNRFFRLDLLASEGYLNMQTDTLVLRYQVRSPTFFQKCRDQYWYISQLESAQSGYIQQINNLKERLAIELFRHRSSRSSSPPDLRLAAGSATSERDPRTVKSDGDIQTTLSDAKKAADDDYERTVHDDSNELSDGDLEVDCLTEEEANPLDGSSTSGSSTATSNTEENDIDEETMSGENDVDFIGNLDTEEGELPDDSDGASGGPSSCLHSALRSSAIGRGASGGGGASAVGGGGSLLDLDPVILIQLLDLKEHNNMESLWGLQPRPPVSLLHSQAGLSSRKERERRPQVVRRSVPDSAVLIRLKAQMAEVRSKMSDVKSLVLEPHAAGDSRPGPSGIFGAEEVASHHADPEPADGSKPGELLLLGRAAAVRSRQCRTGRKSLQSILESSNLSVGRQRSVEHTEKDARGADAATELGLHLKEAADGGVKVADSAQVSAEQASSKQQLYAPSGSRDDIFSLVGSSYMAAGKNCGTRTLGAAMLDSESESSGNSHHSLLEGPSSQLQPSEGQYASDPAPSILAAAAATSSESDTEDEDALHSTNSRYDNQTPPCTGESLSEDMTDR, from the exons ATGGACGAACAAAGCGTGGAG AGCATCGCCGAGGTGTTCCGCTGCTTCATCTGCATGGAGAAGCTGAGGGACGCTCGCCTCTGCCCGCACTGCTCCAAGCTCTGCTGCTTCAGCTGCATACGA CGCTGGCTGACCGAGCAGAGAGCTCAGTGTCCGCACTGTCG ggCGCCACTCCAGCTGAGGGAGCTGGTAAACTGCCGCTGGGCCGAGGAAGTGACGCAACAGCTGGACACGCTGCAACTCTGCAGCCTCACCAAGCACGAGGACAACGACAAAGACAA ATGTGAGAACCACCACGAGAAGCTGAGCGTCTTCTGTTGGACGTGTAAGAAATGCATCTGCCACCAGTGCGCTCTGTGGGGCGGCATG CACGGCGGGCACACCTTCAAGCCGCTGGTGGAGATCTACGAGCAGCACGTGACCAAAGTGAAGGAGGAGGTGGCCAAGCTACGGCGACGCCTCATGGAGCTCATCAGCCTGGTGCAGGAAGTG GAAAGGAACGTGGAGGCCGTCCGGGGAGCGAAGGACGAGAGGGTGCGCGAGATCCGGAACGCGGTGGAGATGATGATCGCTCGTCTGGACAACCAGCTCAAGAACAAACTCATCACGCTCATGG GCCAGAAGACGTCCTTGACCCAGGAGACCGagctgctggagtctatcctgCAGGAGGTGGAGCATCAG CTCCACTCATGCAGTAAGAGCGAGCTGATCTCCAAGAGTCCAGAGATCCTGCTCATGTTCCAGCAGGTCCACAGGAAGCCCATGCAGTCCTTTGTCACCACACCGGTGCCACCCGACTTCACCAG CGAGCTGGTTCCGGCCTACGACTCGAGCACTTTTGTTTTGGTCAACTTCAG CACTTTGAGGCAGCGGGCCGACCCGGTCTACAGCCCTCCTCTCCAGATATCTGGACTCTGTTGGAGGCTCAAAGTCTACCCG GATGGTAACGGTGTGGTTCGTGGAAACTACCTGTCTGTGTTCTTGGAGCTTTCTGCCGGACTCCCTGAAACGTCAAA GTACGAGTACCGCGTGGAGATGGTCCACCAGACCTCTAGCGACCCGAGCAAGAACATCATCCGCGAGTTTGCCTCCGACTTCGAGGTGGGCGAGTGTTGGGGTTACAACCGCTTCTTCAGGCTGGACCTCCTGGCCAGCGAGGGCTACCTGAACATGCAGACGGACACGCTGGTGCTCCG ATACCAGGTACGCTCGCCCACCTTCTTCCAGAAGTGCAGAGACCAGTACTGGTACATCAGCCAGCTGGAATCGGCTCAGAGCGGCTACATCCAGCAGATCAACAACCTCAAAGAG CGGTTAGCCATCGAGCTGTTCCGCCACCGCTCGTCGCGCAGCTCCTCGCCCCCTGACCTGAGGCTGGCGGCGGGGAGCGCGACCTCCGAACGAGACCCTCGCACCGTCAAGAGCGACGGCGACATTCAGACCACGCTGAGCGACGCCAAAAAGGCCGCCGACGACGACTACGAGCGAACCGTGCACGACGACTCTAAC GAGCTGTCGGACGGTGACCTGGAGGTGGACTGTCTCACCGAGGAGGAGGCCAACCCGCTGGATGGCAGCAGCACCTCGGGGAGCTCCACGGCCACCAGCAACACCGAGGAGAACGACATCGATGAAGAAACCAT GTCGGGCGAGAACGACGTGGACTTCATTGGGAACCTGGACACCGAGGAAGGAGAGCTTCCCGATGACTCGGATGGAGCCTCTG GTGGTCCCAGCTCCTGTCTGCACTCAGCCCTCCGCAGCTCCGCAATTGGCCGCGGTGCCAGCGGAGGAGGCGGAGCTTCCGctgtcggcggcggcggcagcctCCTGGACCTCGACCCGGTCATTCTGATCCAGCTGCTAGATCTGAAGGAGCATAACAATATGGAGTCCCTGTGGGGTCTTCAGCCTCGCCCCCCGGTGTCCCTCCTCCACAGCCAAG CTGGCTTATCCTCCAGGAAAGAACGAGAGCGCCGTCCACAGGTGGTGCGCCGCTCCGTCCCGGACTCGGCGGTCCTCATCCGCCTGAAGGCGCAGATGGCCGAGGTGCGCAGCAAGATGTCCGACGTCAAGAGCCTGGTGCTGGAGCCCCACGCGGCCGGCGATTCCAGGCCGGGACCGTCGGGGATCTTCGGCGCCGAGGAAGTGGCCTCGCACCACGCCGACCCGGAGCCGGCGGACGGATCCAAGCCCGGCGAGCTGTTGCTGCTCGGGAGGGCGGCCGCCGTTCGATCGCGACAGTGTCGCACCG GAAGGAAATCCCTGCAGTCCATCCTGGAAAGCAGCAACCTCTCGGTGGGTCGGCAGAGGAGTGTGGAGCATACGGAGAAAGACGCGAGAGGAGCGGACGCAGCCACGGAACTCGGCCTGCATCTCAAAGAGGCCGCTGACG GAGGAGTCAAGGTGGCGGACAGTGCTCAGGTCTCAGCAGAGCAGGCctcctccaagcagcagctctaTGCGCCATCAGGGTCCAGGGACGACATCTTCTCCTTGGTGGGATCCAGCTACATGGCGGCTGGAAAGAACTGTGGCACTAGGACCCTGGG GGCAGCCATGTTGGACTCTGAATCGGAAAGCTCAGGAAACTCCCATCATTCCTTGCTAGAGGGACCCTCTTCACAGCTGCAGCCCAGTGAAGGCCAGTATGCCTCAG ACCCAGCACCATCCATCCTGGCGGCTGCGGCAGCGACGAGCAGCGAGAGCGACACCGAGGACGAGGACGCGCTGCACAGCACCAACTCTCGCTATGACAACCAGACTCCGCCCTGCACAG GCGAGTCGTTGTCCGAAGACATGACTGACAGGTGA
- the trim37 gene encoding E3 ubiquitin-protein ligase TRIM37 isoform X4, producing the protein MDEQSVESIAEVFRCFICMEKLRDARLCPHCSKLCCFSCIRRWLTEQRAQCPHCRAPLQLRELVNCRWAEEVTQQLDTLQLCSLTKHEDNDKDKCENHHEKLSVFCWTCKKCICHQCALWGGMHGGHTFKPLVEIYEQHVTKVKEEVAKLRRRLMELISLVQEVERNVEAVRGAKDERVREIRNAVEMMIARLDNQLKNKLITLMGQKTSLTQETELLESILQEVEHQLHSCSKSELISKSPEILLMFQQVHRKPMQSFVTTPVPPDFTSTLRQRADPVYSPPLQISGLCWRLKVYPDGNGVVRGNYLSVFLELSAGLPETSKYEYRVEMVHQTSSDPSKNIIREFASDFEVGECWGYNRFFRLDLLASEGYLNMQTDTLVLRYQVRSPTFFQKCRDQYWYISQLESAQSGYIQQINNLKERLAIELFRHRSSRSSSPPDLRLAAGSATSERDPRTVKSDGDIQTTLSDAKKAADDDYERTVHDDSNELSDGDLEVDCLTEEEANPLDGSSTSGSSTATSNTEENDIDEETMSGENDVDFIGNLDTEEGELPDDSDGASGGPSSCLHSALRSSAIGRGASGGGGASAVGGGGSLLDLDPVILIQLLDLKEHNNMESLWGLQPRPPVSLLHSQAGLSSRKERERRPQVVRRSVPDSAVLIRLKAQMAEVRSKMSDVKSLVLEPHAAGDSRPGPSGIFGAEEVASHHADPEPADGSKPGELLLLGRAAAVRSRQCRTGRKSLQSILESSNLSVGRQRSVEHTEKDARGADAATELGLHLKEAADGGVKVADSAQVSAEQASSKQQLYAPSGSRDDIFSLVGSSYMAAGKNCGTRTLGAAMLDSESESSGNSHHSLLEGPSSQLQPSEGQYASDPAPSILAAAAATSSESDTEDEDALHSTNSRYDNQTPPCTGESLSEDMTDR; encoded by the exons ATGGACGAACAAAGCGTGGAG AGCATCGCCGAGGTGTTCCGCTGCTTCATCTGCATGGAGAAGCTGAGGGACGCTCGCCTCTGCCCGCACTGCTCCAAGCTCTGCTGCTTCAGCTGCATACGA CGCTGGCTGACCGAGCAGAGAGCTCAGTGTCCGCACTGTCG ggCGCCACTCCAGCTGAGGGAGCTGGTAAACTGCCGCTGGGCCGAGGAAGTGACGCAACAGCTGGACACGCTGCAACTCTGCAGCCTCACCAAGCACGAGGACAACGACAAAGACAA ATGTGAGAACCACCACGAGAAGCTGAGCGTCTTCTGTTGGACGTGTAAGAAATGCATCTGCCACCAGTGCGCTCTGTGGGGCGGCATG CACGGCGGGCACACCTTCAAGCCGCTGGTGGAGATCTACGAGCAGCACGTGACCAAAGTGAAGGAGGAGGTGGCCAAGCTACGGCGACGCCTCATGGAGCTCATCAGCCTGGTGCAGGAAGTG GAAAGGAACGTGGAGGCCGTCCGGGGAGCGAAGGACGAGAGGGTGCGCGAGATCCGGAACGCGGTGGAGATGATGATCGCTCGTCTGGACAACCAGCTCAAGAACAAACTCATCACGCTCATGG GCCAGAAGACGTCCTTGACCCAGGAGACCGagctgctggagtctatcctgCAGGAGGTGGAGCATCAG CTCCACTCATGCAGTAAGAGCGAGCTGATCTCCAAGAGTCCAGAGATCCTGCTCATGTTCCAGCAGGTCCACAGGAAGCCCATGCAGTCCTTTGTCACCACACCGGTGCCACCCGACTTCACCAG CACTTTGAGGCAGCGGGCCGACCCGGTCTACAGCCCTCCTCTCCAGATATCTGGACTCTGTTGGAGGCTCAAAGTCTACCCG GATGGTAACGGTGTGGTTCGTGGAAACTACCTGTCTGTGTTCTTGGAGCTTTCTGCCGGACTCCCTGAAACGTCAAA GTACGAGTACCGCGTGGAGATGGTCCACCAGACCTCTAGCGACCCGAGCAAGAACATCATCCGCGAGTTTGCCTCCGACTTCGAGGTGGGCGAGTGTTGGGGTTACAACCGCTTCTTCAGGCTGGACCTCCTGGCCAGCGAGGGCTACCTGAACATGCAGACGGACACGCTGGTGCTCCG ATACCAGGTACGCTCGCCCACCTTCTTCCAGAAGTGCAGAGACCAGTACTGGTACATCAGCCAGCTGGAATCGGCTCAGAGCGGCTACATCCAGCAGATCAACAACCTCAAAGAG CGGTTAGCCATCGAGCTGTTCCGCCACCGCTCGTCGCGCAGCTCCTCGCCCCCTGACCTGAGGCTGGCGGCGGGGAGCGCGACCTCCGAACGAGACCCTCGCACCGTCAAGAGCGACGGCGACATTCAGACCACGCTGAGCGACGCCAAAAAGGCCGCCGACGACGACTACGAGCGAACCGTGCACGACGACTCTAAC GAGCTGTCGGACGGTGACCTGGAGGTGGACTGTCTCACCGAGGAGGAGGCCAACCCGCTGGATGGCAGCAGCACCTCGGGGAGCTCCACGGCCACCAGCAACACCGAGGAGAACGACATCGATGAAGAAACCAT GTCGGGCGAGAACGACGTGGACTTCATTGGGAACCTGGACACCGAGGAAGGAGAGCTTCCCGATGACTCGGATGGAGCCTCTG GTGGTCCCAGCTCCTGTCTGCACTCAGCCCTCCGCAGCTCCGCAATTGGCCGCGGTGCCAGCGGAGGAGGCGGAGCTTCCGctgtcggcggcggcggcagcctCCTGGACCTCGACCCGGTCATTCTGATCCAGCTGCTAGATCTGAAGGAGCATAACAATATGGAGTCCCTGTGGGGTCTTCAGCCTCGCCCCCCGGTGTCCCTCCTCCACAGCCAAG CTGGCTTATCCTCCAGGAAAGAACGAGAGCGCCGTCCACAGGTGGTGCGCCGCTCCGTCCCGGACTCGGCGGTCCTCATCCGCCTGAAGGCGCAGATGGCCGAGGTGCGCAGCAAGATGTCCGACGTCAAGAGCCTGGTGCTGGAGCCCCACGCGGCCGGCGATTCCAGGCCGGGACCGTCGGGGATCTTCGGCGCCGAGGAAGTGGCCTCGCACCACGCCGACCCGGAGCCGGCGGACGGATCCAAGCCCGGCGAGCTGTTGCTGCTCGGGAGGGCGGCCGCCGTTCGATCGCGACAGTGTCGCACCG GAAGGAAATCCCTGCAGTCCATCCTGGAAAGCAGCAACCTCTCGGTGGGTCGGCAGAGGAGTGTGGAGCATACGGAGAAAGACGCGAGAGGAGCGGACGCAGCCACGGAACTCGGCCTGCATCTCAAAGAGGCCGCTGACG GAGGAGTCAAGGTGGCGGACAGTGCTCAGGTCTCAGCAGAGCAGGCctcctccaagcagcagctctaTGCGCCATCAGGGTCCAGGGACGACATCTTCTCCTTGGTGGGATCCAGCTACATGGCGGCTGGAAAGAACTGTGGCACTAGGACCCTGGG GGCAGCCATGTTGGACTCTGAATCGGAAAGCTCAGGAAACTCCCATCATTCCTTGCTAGAGGGACCCTCTTCACAGCTGCAGCCCAGTGAAGGCCAGTATGCCTCAG ACCCAGCACCATCCATCCTGGCGGCTGCGGCAGCGACGAGCAGCGAGAGCGACACCGAGGACGAGGACGCGCTGCACAGCACCAACTCTCGCTATGACAACCAGACTCCGCCCTGCACAG GCGAGTCGTTGTCCGAAGACATGACTGACAGGTGA